In Drosophila subpulchrella strain 33 F10 #4 breed RU33 chromosome 3R, RU_Dsub_v1.1 Primary Assembly, whole genome shotgun sequence, the following are encoded in one genomic region:
- the LOC119554555 gene encoding PE-PGRS family protein PE_PGRS16-like, giving the protein MPIIWNRGTSGISGTFGTNGNSGTFKTRGISETFGTNGINGTHGTSGIETFGTNGINGRFGTSGISGTFETNGISGTFGTNVINDTQGTSGIGTFGTNGIGGTLGTEGIETFGTNGIGETFGTSGISGTFGMNGISGTFGASGISETFGTSGIGETIASNKPVEQVESVEHLERMELVKHLEQVVSVEHLERMESVKHLERMESVKPLEQVEWEHLEQVELVEHLEHVESVEHLEQMESVEHLEQRESEHLEQVESMEHLERMESVKHLEQVEHLERMESMKHMEQVESKHLERMESVQVE; this is encoded by the coding sequence ATGCCTATAATATGGAACAGGGGAACAAGTGGTATCAGTGGAACATTTGGAACGAATGGAAACAGTGGAACATTTAAAACACGTGGAATTAGTGAAACATTTGGAACGAATGGAATCAATGGAACACATGGAACAAGTGGAATCGAAACATTTGGAACGAATGGAATCAATGGAAGATTTGGAACAAGTGGAATCAGTGGAACATTTGAAACGAATGGAATAAGTGGAACGTTTGGAACGAATGTAATCAATGATACACAGGGAACAAGTGGAATCGGAACATTTGGAACGAATGGAATAGGTGGAACCCTTGGAACAGAGGGAATCGAAACATTTGGAACAAATGGAATCGGTGAAACATTTGGAACAAGTGGTATCAGTGGAACATTTGGAATGAATGGAATCAGTGGAACATTTGGAGCAAGTGGTATCAGTGAAACATTTGGAACAAGTGGAATCGGTGAAACAATTGCATCGAATAAACCAGTGGAACAAGTGGAATCAGTGGAACATTTGGAACGAATGGAATTGGTGAAACATTTGGAACAAGTGGTATCAGTGGAACATTTGGAACGAATGGAATCAGTGAAACATTTGGAACGAATGGAATCGGTGAAACCTTTGGAACAAGTGGAATGGGAACATTTGGAACAAGTGGAATTAGTGGAACATTTGGAACATGTGGAATCAGTGGAACATTTGGAACAAATGGAATCGGTGGAACACTTGGAACAGAGGGAATCGGAACATTTGGAACAAGTGGAATCAATGGAACATTTGGAACGAATGGAATCAGTGAAACATTTGGAACAAGTGGAACATTTGGAACGAATGGAATCAATGAAACACATGGAACAAGTGGAATCGAAACATTTGGAACGAATGGAATCGGTACAAGTGGAATAG